The window GGTCGTGAACGACCCGCTCCGAGTCCATCGCGTCGACGTGGAGCCAGTCCGCGCCCGCGCGCTCGACTGCGTCCGCGACGTCGACGAGGTCGACCCCGTCGACCTCCGCGCGCACCTTCACGCTCGTCGTCGCCCCCGTCTGCGCGGCGGCCGCGACGTACTCGGCGAGCCGGTCCGTGTCGCGGAGCAGCGACTCACCGCAGCCCACCTCGCGGAGTTCCGGCTGACGGCAGTGTGCGTTGATCTCACAGACTGCGGCGCGGTCGGCACAGACTTCGGCCGCCTCCCGTATCGGATCGACGGTCGCGCTGCGGACGTTGACGCCGGGAACGATGGGGACGTCGGCGACCGCGTCGAGCTGACGGCCGATCCACGCGATCGGGTCGTCGGGGAGGAACTCCGAGCGGTCGCGGGCGACGAGGGCTCGCGCCGCCGCTCGGCTCTCCGGTTCGAGTGCGATCCCGCCCATCACCCCGGCGTCGACGTGGGGGGCCGCCCGCCGGGCCCAGTCGGCGTCGGCCGCGCCGCTGAGGCTCGCAGCGGCGAGAAAGGGCCGTTCGAGCGCGCTCGGCCGGCGGCTCACCGCTCCGTCACCTCCGCGTCGGAG is drawn from Halorubrum sp. BV1 and contains these coding sequences:
- a CDS encoding tRNA-dihydrouridine synthase, which produces MSRRPSALERPFLAAASLSGAADADWARRAAPHVDAGVMGGIALEPESRAAARALVARDRSEFLPDDPIAWIGRQLDAVADVPIVPGVNVRSATVDPIREAAEVCADRAAVCEINAHCRQPELREVGCGESLLRDTDRLAEYVAAAAQTGATTSVKVRAEVDGVDLVDVADAVERAGADWLHVDAMDSERVVHDLAERGPAGLRTDAETSPTDLTVIANNGVRDRETVAEYAAHGADAVSVGRPSDRLTALARVADAVTAWREGSLSGVEPEKRSEASP